CCTCGCCCGGCGTCCCAACGCCACGGCCCTGGAAGCCGTCCGTGGAATCAAACGCGAAATGGGCATCGACGTGTCCGTCGGGCTTGTCGCCAAGGTCAAACGCGACGCCTCAGCCGCCCCCGCCGTCTCGTCGAATGGCACCACGAAGGCAGATCAGATTCGAGAGGTGGCGAAGAGCCTGCCGAAGCCGGTCAGGCCGCGCGACGTGGTCGCCACACTTGCCGAGCAAGGCGTCAAAGCCTCGTCGGCCCAGGTCAGCCAGGTGCTCAAGGGCATGGGCCTGAAGCGCCGACGGCGCGCTGGGCGGCGCGCTGGCCCGCGGTCGGTGGTTGTCGAGACGGTCGCTTCGACGCTCACGCTCGACTCGCTGTTGGCCGCGAAGAAGCTGGCGGTCCATCTGGGCAGCGTCGAGGCGGCAAAGACGGCCGTCGACGCATTGGCGAAGCTCGGTTAGGGCGATTGCCGGATAGCCGGGAAGAGAAAAGACGCTGGTGAGGCTTGAGGAGCCGAGCATGTCTTCCTGGCGACTGATTTTTTCGAGCCTCGTTTATCACTGGCGGATGAATGTGGCTGTGGGGCTGGGCGTGGCCGTGGGCACGGCCGTGCTGGCCGGCGCGCTGCTGGTGGGCGATTCCGTGCGCGGAAGCCTGCGCCGGCTGACGCTCGATCGGCTGGGCCGGATCGATGAGGTGCTGGTCGCCGGCCGCCTGTTCAACCCCGCTTTGGCCACGGAGCTGAACGCCTCGCCCGACTTCGGCGAAGCGTTCGAAATCGCGCTGCCGGCCATTCTGCTGGAAGGGAGCGTGAGCCAGCCCGATTCCGGCGCACGGGCCAGCCGCGTGAATCTGCTGGGCTGCGGCGACCAGTTCTGGCAGCTCGGCGACGGACCGAAACCGGCGCTGGACGAGGGCGAAGTGGTGCTCAACCAGCCGCTGGCCGATGAGCTGTCGGCGAAACCGGGCGACGACGTGGTGGTCCGCTTGCCGCTGCCGGCCGACATTCCGCCCGATAGTCCCTTGGGCAAAAAGACCGAGCGGACCGCCAGCCGCCGCTTGCGCGTGGCGCAGGTGGTCGCGGCCGACGGGCTGGGTCGCTTCGCCTTGCGGCCCAATCAGCAGGCCCCGCGCAACTGCTATTTGCACGTGACCGATCTGCAGTCGGCGCTGGGCCAGGTGGACCGGGTGAACGCCATTCTGGTGGCGGGCCGCGATGCCGACGGGCCTCCCGCGGAGGCGAGCGAGTCGCGGCTGGCCGACATCCTTCGACCCCGGCTGGCCGACTATGGCCTGACGCTGGACGAAACGAAGCTCGGCTATTTCAATCTCACCAGCGAGCGGATGGTGCTCGAGCCGGCCATCGAACGGGCCGCGCTGACGGTTTTCGAGCCTGACCATCCGCAAATCGCGCTCACCTATCTGGCCAACTACATCCTGGCGGGCGACGGCGGCAAGGGAAAAATCCCCTACTCCACCATCACCGCGCTCGACCTGACCGATGCGCCGCCGCTCGGTCCGTTCACCACGCCCGACGGCCAGAACATCGTCGATCTGGCCGACGACGAGGTTCTGCTCAACTCATGGGCGGCCGACGACCTGAAGCGGCAAGGCGTCGAGCTGCAGCCGGGCGACACCCTTCGCCTCACTTACTTCGAGCCGGAGAGCACGCACGGCAAGACGGTGGAAACCACCTGCGAGCTTAAGCTGAAGGCGGTCGTCGCGCTGGCGGGCGCGGCGGCCGATCCCAACTTCACGCCCGAACTGAGCGGCGTGACCGACAAAGAATCGCTGGCCAACTGGGACCCGCCGTTTCCCTACGATCCGGGCCGCGTGCGCACGCGGCCGCCGCACGACGAAGACGAACGCTATTGGGACGAGCATCGTGCCACGCCCAAGGGCTTCGTCTCGCTGAAGACGGGCCGGCGGCTGTGGGCCAGCCGCTTCGGCCAGAGCACCTCGCTGCGCGTTCCGCCCGGCAAAGGGCGGACGAAAGCCGCTTTGCAGCACGCCTTGGAAGACGAGTTGGCCAAGAACAAGGCGGCCCTCGGCTTCGAATTTCGCCCGGTGAAACGCCAGGGGCTGTTGGCGTCGCAAGGCACGACCGACTTCAACCAGCTCTTTCTCGGTTTCAGCTTTTTCATCATCGCCTCGGCCGTGATGCTGGTGCTGCTCTTGTTTCGCCTGGGCATCGAGCGGCGGGCCAGCGAGATCGGCACCTTGCTGGCGACCGGTTTTTCGCTGCGCCGCGTGCGTTGGCTGTTGTTGGCCGAAGGGGTGCTGGTGGCGCTGGCGGGCGGCGGCCTGGGCCTTGCGGCGGGCACGGCTTACGCCTGGCTGATGCTGGCCGGACTCCGCTCGCCCGGCTGGTGGCTGGCCGCCGTCAGCGCGCCGTTTCTCCAGCTCTATGTCACCGGCTCCAGTCTGGTGATCGGCTATGCCAGCGGCGTGGTGGTCTCGTCGCTCTCGATCGCCTGGGCACTGTGGCGCATGAGCAAGACGTCGGTGCGCCGTCTGCTGGCCAACCAGATGGGCGACGACAACCTGCTCGTGGCGCCGCGCGCTCGTCTCAGCCGCGTGGTGGGTTGGAGCTCGCTGGCGGCGGCCATGGCCCTCGCTCTGGCGGCGCGAAACTTGGCGGGCGAAGCACAGGCCGGGGCCTTTTTCGGATCGGGCGCCCTGGTGTTGACGGGCCTGCTCTCGCTCGGTTGGGCACGCCTGCGGACCGGGCAAACCGGAACGCTCGTCGTGCGAGGCAGCTCCGGCGTGGCCCGGCTGGCGGTGCGCAATGGCGCTCGCAATCCGGGCCGCAGCACGCTCACCATCGGCCTGGTCGCCGCCGCCATCTTCCTGATCGTGGCGGTCAGTGCTTTTCGCCTCGATCCGCCCGACGCGGTCACGCGACGCACCAGCGGCAGTGGCGGCTTCGCCCTGTTTGCCGAAAGCGATCAGCCCCTGTATCACAACCTGGGCACGCCCGAAGGCCGCGCGGAGCTGGGCTTTTCGATCGCCGACGAAAAGCGGCTGGCCGGACATGAAGTGTTCTCGTTGCGCGTGAAGCCGGGCGACGACGCAAGCTGCTTGAACCTTTACCAGCCGGGCCAGCCGCGCGTGCTCGGCGTGCCCCAGAGCCTGATCGAGCGCGGCGGCTTCGCTTGGGCCGGCAGCACGGCCACGACGGCGGAAGAACAAGCCAATCCTTGGCGACTGCTGGAAAAACCCTTGCAGGCGAAAGCGGGCGAGGCCGCACCAGTGCCCGTGGTTCTCGACGCCGCCACGGCCAGCTACAGCCTGCACTTGGGCGGCGAACTCGGCAATCCCCTCGGCGCGACCTACGAACTCGCCGACGGG
The Pirellulales bacterium DNA segment above includes these coding regions:
- a CDS encoding FtsX-like permease family protein, whose protein sequence is MSSWRLIFSSLVYHWRMNVAVGLGVAVGTAVLAGALLVGDSVRGSLRRLTLDRLGRIDEVLVAGRLFNPALATELNASPDFGEAFEIALPAILLEGSVSQPDSGARASRVNLLGCGDQFWQLGDGPKPALDEGEVVLNQPLADELSAKPGDDVVVRLPLPADIPPDSPLGKKTERTASRRLRVAQVVAADGLGRFALRPNQQAPRNCYLHVTDLQSALGQVDRVNAILVAGRDADGPPAEASESRLADILRPRLADYGLTLDETKLGYFNLTSERMVLEPAIERAALTVFEPDHPQIALTYLANYILAGDGGKGKIPYSTITALDLTDAPPLGPFTTPDGQNIVDLADDEVLLNSWAADDLKRQGVELQPGDTLRLTYFEPESTHGKTVETTCELKLKAVVALAGAAADPNFTPELSGVTDKESLANWDPPFPYDPGRVRTRPPHDEDERYWDEHRATPKGFVSLKTGRRLWASRFGQSTSLRVPPGKGRTKAALQHALEDELAKNKAALGFEFRPVKRQGLLASQGTTDFNQLFLGFSFFIIASAVMLVLLLFRLGIERRASEIGTLLATGFSLRRVRWLLLAEGVLVALAGGGLGLAAGTAYAWLMLAGLRSPGWWLAAVSAPFLQLYVTGSSLVIGYASGVVVSSLSIAWALWRMSKTSVRRLLANQMGDDNLLVAPRARLSRVVGWSSLAAAMALALAARNLAGEAQAGAFFGSGALVLTGLLSLGWARLRTGQTGTLVVRGSSGVARLAVRNGARNPGRSTLTIGLVAAAIFLIVAVSAFRLDPPDAVTRRTSGSGGFALFAESDQPLYHNLGTPEGRAELGFSIADEKRLAGHEVFSLRVKPGDDASCLNLYQPGQPRVLGVPQSLIERGGFAWAGSTATTAEEQANPWRLLEKPLQAKAGEAAPVPVVLDAATASYSLHLGGELGNPLGATYELADGHGGHVTLEVVGLLKNSIFQGDLLLSEAALLAHFPEISGYRYFLIDAPADDAHAVEGALESTLDDFGFDAQSTRSRLADLMAVQNTYLSTFQSLGGLGLLLGTFGLAVVQLRNVLERRGELALLRAVGFRRSMLGRMVMLENGLLLLSGLAVGVLAALVAVWPHLVTGGASLPWLSLGTTLLLVLVVGLTAGLIAVRATLATPLLPALRGE